TTATGTGCTAGGGAAGGTTTTGTTAAGACTCCTTGgcatatgggggtgtcacaaaaacGCCCACTCAACCTGATCATAAGCCTTCGCCATATCTAGTTTCAATGCCATATGCCCCTCCACTACTCCTTGTATTCTTCATATAATGAAACAATTCAAAGGCAATCAAAATATTAATGTATATCAGCCTTCCTGGTGTAAAACCAATCTGATTTTCCGACACAAGTTTTCCGAAAAATAACTTAAGTCGATTGGCCAAGACTTTAGAAATAAGCTTATATAACACATTACAGAGGCTAATAGGACGAAAATCCGCAAATTTATCAGGGGCTTTCTTCATTGGAATCAAAACTATATGAGTTTTATTAAGAGAATTAGGAAACTCATCTCCATTCAAAATTCTCAAGATCATACTTGTGACAGAAGGGACAACAATATGCTAGTAGGTTTGATAAAAAAGGGCATTCATTCCATCAGGGCCCGAGGCCTTCAATGGATGCATTTGGTTTAGTGCCTCGAAAACTTCCTCTCCCCTATACTCCGCCCTAAACTGCCCGTTCATGGAATCTGTCACACGGCCTCTCACGCCATCTAGGAGCTCATCGAACTGCTCCGGCCTAGAAGACGCAAAAATTAAAGAGAAAAAACCCACGGCAGTCGTCTTCACCGCCTCCACGCCCTCGCAAGTCGTGCCTTGACTATCCATAATATGTTTAATATTATTCTTATTTTTTCTTTGACGAGCTTTCCTATGAAAGTATTTAGTATTACGATCCCTGTCCTTCAGCCAAAGGGTTCTCGACCGCTGTCTCCAGAACATCTCCTCTTGACGGAGGAGATGTGTAATTTCCCCCATAAGCCTCCTCCTTTCCTTAACATTAACTATAAACCTCTCATTTTCATTAAGCCATGACAATCTCTTTCTTTTTCGATTCAAGTCACGCAATATTTTACTAGTGCTTGCCCCTTTCCACTTTTTAAGTTCATCTGCACAACGAGAAATAGTCTCCAGCACGTCATAATCCCCATCTTCCCACACTCGTCTTATTGTATCTTCACACCCCGCCTCTCCAACCCATATCTGCTCAAAACGGAATTCCCTCCTTACACCTTCCCCCTACACCCCGTCCATCCAGAACTACCTTAATCGGAGCATGATCAAACCACTCTCTATTTAAATGATAGAGCTTTGCATAGGGGAATTGCTCGCTCCAAGCCTCCGTCTTCATGGCCCTATCTAACCTACATTGTCTATTATCCACTCCACCTTGCCCATTATCATAAGTGAATTCGTACCCTTCATAGGTTATATCACACAGCCCACAAACATCGCTGCTTCCCTAAAATTATTCATCTGCCACTGAGCCCTCGAGCcatctttcatttcatttgcatATAAAATTTCGTTAAAATCTCCAATACACAGCCACGAAGAGTAATTTTCCTCAGCTAAATTCTTAAGTAATTGCCATGACAAATATCTGTCCTGCACCATCGGCGAACCGTAGAATCCCGTCAACCTCCACATTACCCCCTCCTCACCAATATCAAAGTCCATATAATGGACAGAAGCCGACCTAAAGCTTACTCTGACATCGTCTCTCCGTAAGAAAGCAAGCCCACCCGACCTACCCACGCTATCAACCTCCATACTACAATATCCCTCCAAACTAGCTGTGACTTTCCTCATCTCACTACTACTCAGCTTTGTTTCAGACAAAAACACCAAAGCTGGGGCCTCTCTTCGAATCAGATTTCGAAGACCGCATACTGCATCGGGGTTGCCCAACCTCCTGCATTTAAGGCTTAAACAattcattgggcccggcggggttgaACTGAATCAACCTCCGCCTCATATACAAACATAGTCACATCCCTGTGAATCGCAGCCTTCTTCGACACATTCAAAGTCACCACTCCATCCTCACCTCTTAACCTCTTTTGATTCAAATTTAAGCATGAATTTTCTTGGGCACGACCCTCACCCAACACATCTTCCTCCACTCATCGTTTTCTACGCTGCCACTTTTTCCCGTCCCCTAACACcgttgtaacaacccggattataaaacaaaggaaaaacttatatcaAAAGAATAATCAAAGTATaacactgataaaagggtcaaggtggcggaaacacctgaccaatccggttcgctactgaatcaaaaccaaactactacattattaaaggttctcaaaacataaaagcaaactcctaatttattattcgtctCGCCCCTCGATGCATCCCAAGCAACATCATCCAAACAGCTACGAGCATTCAAACTGAGAATGGGAGGTTGACAATTGGTCtagagtaactagatgctctcccagtcatgtttacaacaattgaatataaccaacaattattaataattgaaatgcaaaactagtaaacatgtgagaccatctatactcatgaaaactcgACACCAACTTATCATTAATCAATGATATACGAAGATATAAACACAACGTAACAACATTACTAACCATATAAAATCAATAACGGAAGAACCAAATAACCAACcacggagcgtataacaactgcctccactTACCTAAGCATAGTGTATAGAACAAAcaccgttagagcgtataacaactgcctctgaacggacggagcgtataacaactgcctccatcggtgtggatcATATAACAACTGCATCcatggtactatgtatagcgtatatcaactgcctatatgcctaagacttGGCCaaactctcggtgcaataactgtacaccgaacgacacacgGATACCaaagcgtataacaactgcctctagcTAATCCCGAACATAGACCTACGGCAAATCTCACAAGGGGTAGCGTTTGCTCATTCTGATCGGTATGTAACCGATACCTCACATCATCTATACAACTATCCCATAaacaatgcacagtataactgaccataCATACATGTGAATAACATCACTATCAAATCATAGGATAATATAGCTGACCATCCTACAattatatgaacaagagtaataaATGATATATGCAAACATAGCGTTATATAATGAAACTGAACATCACATAACATGTAAAACAAGtatcaaccattcaatgttatagtactccagctataacttttgacattaaccattcaatgttatagtactccagctataactttaacaatacCCTTAACTCGTAACTTAACGTTATATTAGCTCCGCTATAACATTGACTTCATTAGCCCAATGTTACATTAGCATTAGCTATAACATCGACATgtgacttaagttatagtagccCAGCTATAATATTGAGCTAAAATCTCAAAGTTATACagcttcacctataactttatcacAACCACGGAGTTGTACCaacccagctataacattgagccataatctcaaggttatactagtttaGCTATAACTCTAGGCCTTCTCATAAGCCACCACCAAGCCACCACTAGGGTTTCCATTGGGAACCCTAGCGGCCTAGCCGCACGCCAAACACCAAAACGGAGCATAGGCAAGATATGTTATGTAATTTAAACACTAGAACGCATACGtaaacacacaaacacaattaaacatgataataaacaatcaaatacGTACCATTTACACAAATaaattattaaatcatgtaaattacatcaactggcacaaacacaattaaaggaaaacacctagttaccttattaagcaaataatcctagagatcgtcttcaacgatataaacgtcctctccaggagcaacttccacgcctttattgaatcattcacgtgccaaagataacgagtctaataaatatactaatatacatatacatatatatatatatatatatataaactataaaactataaaaactacgcgaaatcataaaaacttacgaagaagatagatagatccaaggagtaggatcgatctaagcacgaaagatgatgaagggaGGAGGAAGAAGGCACGGCACGGAACCCTAGGGAAGAGGGGATCTCACGGCACCAAGGGAGGAAGAAGGAGGAGAGacttaggtttagggttttgagaaaagaaaagcaagggtttggtttcccttcttatttatagaaaagctcatgggtttattctaagcTTAGGCCCAAAATTCACCCATAAACACTAAACCACACGTGAAACCCAAGAAAAGGGTGGGACTTCACCGTTTTCGAACCCAACGGGCTAAAAAGACAAGAGACGaatattttcccggaaaataaaatataaaatatgggaaaataaaaattgaagaaTTAttttacggaaattaggggtaaAACCGTCCTAGTACTCTCTATATCCACCCCCCGCAACTACACCTTCGTCCATGAGAGCACCGCCATATATCCCCCGCTCAGCCTCTCCACCTCTCCATGTTCACATTCTACTTCATTCATAGCACTTTCAGGCTCTTTCTTCGAAACCTTCCCCCCTCCCCCCATAATCTCAT
This sequence is a window from Silene latifolia isolate original U9 population chromosome 8, ASM4854445v1, whole genome shotgun sequence. Protein-coding genes within it:
- the LOC141595187 gene encoding uncharacterized protein LOC141595187, producing the protein MNCLSLKCRRLGNPDAVCGLRNLIRREAPALVFLSETKLSSSEMRKVTASLEGYCSMEVDSVGRSGGLAFLRRDDVRVSFRSASVHYMDFDIGEEGVMWRLTGFYGSPMVQDRYLSWQLLKNLAEENYSSWLCIGDFNEILYANEMKDGSRAQWQMNNFREAAMFVGCGEGVRREFRFEQIWVGEAGCEDTIRRVWEDGDYDVLETISRCADELKKWKGASTSKILRDLNRKRKRLSWLNENERFIVNVKERRRLMGEITHLLRQEEMFWRQRSRTLWLKDRDRNTKYFHRKARQRKNKNNIKHIMDSQGTTCEGVEAVKTTAVGFFSLIFASSRPEQFDELLDGVRGRVTDSMNGQFRAEYRGEEVFEALNQMHPLKASGPDGMNALFYQTY